The Sabethes cyaneus chromosome 3, idSabCyanKW18_F2, whole genome shotgun sequence DNA window ttgttttttttttcgccccgccCCCCTCCAGtgaccgaacaccggaaggacaaaaactttataaaatatttgtaatggcttaaCTGTTTTCCTGgtgatttgaaatattttattttattgacgTACATTTTATTGACGTCTTACTCATCCAGTTTCGCTAATTCGGATGACATGCTTACAGCGAAATGCATTAATACGCACAAGAAAAACAAACTGAAGTCGTAAATCAGACTGCAACTaaactttttaatttgattgtTCCATCATTGAATtactgtagaatttttttttcaaatgcttcTCTACCGTACGGTGGTGATAATCATACTTGACAGGAAGAGTTACATGAGAAGGTTTGTGATTTCTATTTGTTTCTATCCTATAGACATATTATCCTGAGTTGAACTTGCATTTCGTCTTACTCTATACACTTATAATGGACTTCAATTGTACAAAAATCAATTGATAAGCTTCTAAATTACATCGCTTAATTCTTTTTTACTGGTTGTTTTGATTGTTGAATTAATtgtgcaaaaacaaaaattcacaacaacaacaacaacaacacttgTCAAAACAGTCCAGAACACGGAAACATGAAAAACAATGACACGGCGCTAAAAAAAATCCAACCTTACCCCGTTCTACGGAACCTGCATTTTATTGTGGGTTTCTCTGTCGATGTTGTTTTTCTGCTAATAAAACAGTCTCTAATTGTTTTCATTCGTCACAAAGTAGAAACGAAAGGTATATTACATTggaaatggagcaaaaaaaacaCTATATCAGATTTTATGGATTACATTTGTCACAAATATGCATGAGGCAACTTATAATATCACGTCGGGAAGTTCTAGACTTCAGTTTGTGCGCACTTTAGAACCCAACAACTGGCTAGGTAAAACAAGTTAGAACATGTGGATTATATTGCTCGGATTTGCCGTTGCAATCAGTGTGATTCAGTATCTAAGTTACAGAAGAAAGTATGAAGTCGCAGCGACCGTGCCATGCGCTAAGCCAAGTTATCCTTTGATTGGTAGCGCTTATCTTTTCGTGGGCAAAAGTAGTGAGAAAATGTTTTGGAACATGCGAAATTTGTTCAACACAAAGGAACCACTTTTCCGATTCTGGTTGGGCTCTAAGATGATCTTCGGAACGAGTGATCCCGATGTAACGCAGCAAATTATGTCCGATCCGGTGTGGTTGGACAAACCTTTTCTGTACGAATTTTTCGACATGAGCTATGGCCTGTTTGGAGCGAAACGTAAATATTCTGCGGTATTTTCGACTTGCAGGTCATATAATTCACACTCTGCTTCACACTTTACTTAGATCAGCTGTGGAAGAGTCAACGGAAGGCGTTGAATCCGTCGTTCAATACAAAAATACTGCATGGTTTCATTCCAATATTTTCCGATGGATCTAAAAAATTAGTGAATCGATTGTTAACATTTCCCGACGGATCTACGGTTGACATGATGCAGTATGTTGGCAGATATACAATGGAGATGGTGCTTGGGACAACTCTAGGATTGGATATCAATGCAATCGATGATGCAGATTCAATAGTGCACGAAGTTGAACGGTAAATTTTTATCTCTTCGTTAATGTACATAAACCATTCCCAGCCAATATCGCAAATATTGTGATTCTTATTATAGCTGAAGTAAGATAGGTAGCATTATTTTACCATTTTCAGCTATATTTCTTTATCCTCTAAGCGACTGTTGAATATCTACCACTATGCAGATATTATTTATCGCCGGACTACCATTTATCgcgaaaaacaatatttacgaGACCGTTTGGATCAAGTTATTTCTAAGGTAGGACCGCTTCCTGAAGCTCTGGCTTCTGACTCTGGCTGTAGAAAAACTTGTTTAATATAAATATTGCAGATAGTCAACGAGGTAGCTGTCCGATACGCCGAACCACAACGACAACTCATCCAGCCCGAAAACGACGTCAAAAGACCGCAGATATTCGTGGATGAAATTTTTACCAACAAGTTGAAGCATTTTTCCGACGAGGAAATAATCGATAACGTTTACACTATCATAGGTGCCGGAACGGACACCTCGGCACTTACGGTTTGCTATGCGTGTCTGTTGTTGGCGTTTCATCCAGAATGGCAGCAACGACTACACGACGAGATAATGCAGAGCCATCCCGAAGAAGAGCCGGACTTTTCACCGGATTCAATGAAACAGTTGGAATGCTTGGAGATGTTTCTGAAGGAAACTCTCCGACTGTATCCGGTTGCAGGAATGGTGGCCAGGCAAAGCCTCGAAGGAACGCTCGTTGGAGGTCATAAGATTCCCGCTGGCAGTATACTGGCGGTGCATATCTATAATCTACACCACAACGCCGATCTATGGGGACCGGACGTGGAGAGTTTTGATCCAGAACGCTTTTCTGCTGCACGTTCGAAGGATAGACATCCGTTCGCTTTTCTTGCCTTCAGTGGTGGTTCGAGAAATTGTATTGGTaaaccaaaaaggaaaaaaagcgtAAGATCAATActgaaaattgatataattttttcatttcaggTGCTCGATATGCCATGATAAGCATGAAAATAATGATGGTTTATTTGGTAAAGAACTTCCGATTCGCAACTAAAATTCAAAAGTCTGATATGCGATTTCAATTTGATGCTCTATTACGAATGAACGATGGATTTTTTATGCAGATAGAAAGGCGATAGATCGgtatttaataaaattttctgTGATTCTAGTTTATTAGTTTTTGTTTCGTTTGTCATATTGTACTAGTCAACGCCATTCTGACAGACGAATGAAGTCATCTGTAACAGTTATCATCTTGGGAAAGCGAAGAGTAAACTTAAACAGTCGCCATTGACGAAAGAATGGCCGTAGGTTTGATTTTTAGTCATAGAATTAAGGCCATTTGTAGTCAAGTGACCTAAGggcgtttttcatattttaatttAGACCAAAATTATAAATTCGAAGTCtccaattttcccaaaaaacgccAAGGGATTTTATTCCGCTTTTCTCGGACATCGCATCGGTTGTATAAAAAATGCACAACTCTTGTCTTGGTCCAAGATTCGTTAAATAACATTGCACAATGAAAATGTAAAAGTAAATTTACTCAGCAAATCCCTTTGGATTTTGAGCAATATAATCCTACTTCAATGCCTTAATTTTCAATCACCAGTTTTCTGCCCAATTTTGCGCTACGTGATTGCGTCTACATTTATGTTTCATATTTTCTTTTCAGCAACCACGCACCTCCACAGTTAGTCGCAGCTATTGATCAAAATCGGCCAGCAACATTATTTTGCGCCATTCATAAATAAACCGGTGTTCGGCCTGCTGTGCCGATAGTACTACGTAATCAGGTATAGGACTATGCTACTGATTGCCGAGCTATAATACTACTTACACAGCAGCTACGTCATTTATAGATCCCACCGGCGGCACCCGCGCACTCGCTCACGACATTGAAATGTCCTTTTTAGTGCGTGACCAAAGAAAAATAACACTCTTCGGGAGTTTCAATGTCAGCTGATTTTTTGGAACGAGTGCCGCCGCCGTTCGCCTCGGATCTGGTTGTTCCGGTGGTGACAGTTTTCCTTGCTTACAGATTTACTTGAAATAAGGAATGAAGGAAGTCCTACAGATGCTGCTGGATTTGGATACGGTATGATGAACATCGTAAATGTTCGTAGAGTGTCAAATTGTTTGGTAGTGCGCTTACAATTTTCCGTTTACCAACAGACTAGCGTAAGCGATACGCTCTCTGCTGGAGCCAATGTGTGGCAGGGGTGTAATCGGTAGAAAGTATGCGGTTTGATCGATGAAAattccataaatattttttgttgtcaGTTTAACaatatcccaagcagcaatttaatGTCCACGTTCTTCTAGCGGTTTACatggccaatttcataaaatcgctaataaaactatgagctccactagaacccTCTGATGACCGTTATAAAACTGCCTttcgaccaagtggcccacttttCAAAAGGTTTTTTAACCTCTATTAGAGTCAGGTCATAACCTCAAGCTTATTATACTCTGTtggaagcagcaataaaaccgattttcactgtttgacagcaaccgccataatttaatgaagctttttgctttgttcgagaaagctataaagcataaagcttgttaagACAATAAAGCTCAATCAGCCAGCCACATTTGTTGACTTGAAGTTTTTCTGTCAGAACATCGTGACGGaattggtttatagcgaccataataaaatatccaaaAGAATAATGAATAAAGTTTCAGTAGTATCCGTAGTTGTACAGCATATGCATAttaaattgttgtttcaaaatttgttgtctacctctattaccatCACTATCGGAGGGggcttcagctgacagctgtcgtgacagggatctggTTTTagcctggtgtactgatcttccaccgcctctaATATTCTACCGACAGCATTCACGTCGTcaacaaagcagataaattgactaaatttgttgaaaatcgtaccccgcatttcgatcgccgctcgtcttataacaccttcaagcgtaatgttgaatagcaggcaggaaagctcatctccttgtcgaagtcccctgcgagattcaaatgggtccgacaatccacccgagattctcacacagcactggatcccatccatcgtagccatgataagtctaataaacttacccggaaaaccgttttcgtccaaatatTTCCATTGCTCTTGTCCGTTTACACAGTTAtaagcggctttgaaatcgatgaacaggtgatgcgtggggagcCAGAATTCGCggtacttctggaggatctgccgcagggtgacgatttggtccattgtagaccgaccctccatgaagccggcctgttGTATACCAATACAGTTTATAAACCGCAATAATAGCCACATTTTCAAGTGCAGTTTTCTTTATTACGtcctttcaaacaaattttctcaaagtgTCCTCTATTCCTATCAATGATATCCTCAATATGACGCCGAAAACCAGAACACCCTTTCGAACCTTTCGCACATAGTCCTCCGACATCGACGGATATATGCGCGCTATGACAGACTTCAGGATCTTGACACTAGTGTGAGATGTTTTGCAGGCTTGTTCTTCAATATATTATCCATATCGAATAATCCAACGGATTATGGTCCGGACGGCTAGGGAGCCACAAATGCTTCGGCCAAAACTTCATGTTTTCAATCAACTATCGTTGGATCTGATTTGACGTGTGACATGGCGCTCCATCCTGCTGTAGGACAACGTATTGATCCTCACAGAAGTTGTCGATCACCCAGGCAAGCACGTGGTCAAAATACACACTTCACTTACCGAGTTATAGAAATCCTGAGGATTCGCGtgttggattctcatacaagaaACCTGGTTCTATAAGCACGGCATTCTGCACGAATCTTATGCAGAATTCCACCACACGATTCAAATGCGAGAAATCCCAGAGATTCtttgcgaatctttttggttcatcaAGGCAGCTTTTCTTCGGAGAACAAGattatcatttttttcttctttaaggtgaaatgagtcgtcatcgattttgcaaatttcaaaagcagtttttttgtgctTGAAACCAAAGTTCTGTAcctacatgaaaatatattcgctgtgttcagactggcaagaagaatgcagtgaatacatttctataaacagaacccagcttttgggcccaaaaactgcttccgaaattgggctctccgacgaaaagttaatgactgttaATTTCCCGTTAACAAAGAACGCAAACTCTTTGGACGAGTCACTAGTAGCTCCTTTACCCACCCCGTAATCAAGCAACGTTTCGCTCTGAAAGATGGAAGCAAGTCTTCGTGAggatttttcagaaattttggCCTCCTTGTCAAGTTTCCTCAAAGAATGTACCGggttttcaacaatttttaatgataACTCTGTAAAGAAAAATCCTTAACGTCACTATAATCAAACTAAACTAATCGCATGGATCACTGAGGCtctaaatgttaaatgtttgcGAAAcgtgcgtctcagcggaaacaatgcaaaaactgcaggtatttattaaagatggctgcgatatatcatttgtGCCTGGTGGCcagacaactggatatccaagaATTAGTTCCTGATTATTGACGGTGGGGAACGCGAAGTAGTTGaggagttcatatatttgggatttaTAATCAACTCCGACATTATTATGAGCAAAGAGATTCAACGAAGCAGTTAAGTTGGAAGTttggcctacttttccctccgcaagacacttCGATCAAAAAGCGTACACCGCCGTGCAAAGCTGATGgtgtacaaaacgttaatcagacCGCTAGTCTTCTACctatggacttgagactgtaactttgcttacggaagatatacgtgcacttgccgtgtttgaacgaaaggtgttgcggattagTTTTGGTGGACTACGAACGAAAAGCGGAGGCCTATGAACTGCCCGTCCAGTTATCTACGGGTTGCGATGCTGGATTAACAAGCGGTGCTgcgatagagtcaataggatctttgcactagctccgtaattttcctgtactataataaccggctgcgtagtctgtctataaaaatcagaggggttgtgcacaagacacaaccgcataggtgacgtaggaccacgtaagtatcattgtagtgatagtaggatgtatccatgaaTGTAATactacgattcttcatgtatacgaGCTACACACGCAACGTTTattaaagtagtaacattgtatacattcaatcctcatccgattttggagttatatccatgaattgattaaatctattttattaaaacgaaaccaaacagtaaataaatttttatgatctgtttctacgttgaatagtgcttttcctctggtaatcggtagatggtatgcgcgagttttcaaaaagttgaaagttttgcgcaacttttctgcggcttacaaaagaacactgataaagcatttacaacctgcagacgctttggaagtcgcagaaaatgtcgcccgtgaccagaaaacttatttctatcatttgttggtcgtccgcaatggcgaaaaattcaacttttccctcgttgcctgtgttattatggtattaactgggcatgaaaatataataagctctt harbors:
- the LOC128739594 gene encoding cytochrome P450 4C1-like; this translates as MWIILLGFAVAISVIQYLSYRRKYEVAATVPCAKPSYPLIGSAYLFVGKSSEKMFWNMRNLFNTKEPLFRFWLGSKMIFGTSDPDVTQQIMSDPVWLDKPFLYEFFDMSYGLFGAKHQLWKSQRKALNPSFNTKILHGFIPIFSDGSKKLVNRLLTFPDGSTVDMMQYVGRYTMEMVLGTTLGLDINAIDDADSIVHEVERYISLSSKRLLNIYHYADIIYRRTTIYREKQYLRDRLDQVISKIVNEVAVRYAEPQRQLIQPENDVKRPQIFVDEIFTNKLKHFSDEEIIDNVYTIIGAGTDTSALTVCYACLLLAFHPEWQQRLHDEIMQSHPEEEPDFSPDSMKQLECLEMFLKETLRLYPVAGMVARQSLEGTLVGGHKIPAGSILAVHIYNLHHNADLWGPDVESFDPERFSAARSKDRHPFAFLAFSGGSRNCIGKPKRKKSVLDMP